The proteins below come from a single Pleuronectes platessa chromosome 3, fPlePla1.1, whole genome shotgun sequence genomic window:
- the LOC128434787 gene encoding CD209 antigen isoform X1, with protein MSGKKLYRLVGVSLGLLCILQAALNISLRLALYSSDAPDYDAVIRNLTEERDQLKRKLNTFDHHTQEGWVYFRSSFYFISSDKKSWGDSRDDCLQKGADLVIINSKEENEFTRQFTRSFWIGLTDNETEGTWKWVDGTLLNATTSYWHPGEPNSYENNNGVVANEDCGETMFNDFKDNWNDEQCSELNIWICEKSVA; from the exons ATGTCAG gaaaaaaactctACAGACTGGTTGGTGTGAGTCTCGGACTCCTGTGTATCCTGCAAGCTGCTCTCAACATTTCCCTGCGTCTTGCTCTCT ACAGTTCTGATGCACCTGATTATGATGCTGTGATCAGGAACCTGACAGAAGAGAGGGACCAGTTGAAGAGGAAGTTGAATACATTTG ATCATCACACCCAAGAAGGATGGGTATACTTCCGCTCTAGTTTCTATTTCATCTCTTCTGACAAGAAATCCTGGGGAGACAGTAGAGACGACTGTCTGCAGAAAGGAGCCGACCTGGTGATTATCAACAGCAAAGAGGAAAAT GAGTTCACGAGACAGTTCACAAGGTCCTTCTGGATCGGACTGACTGACAACGAGACAGAAGGGACATGGAAATGGGTGGATGGGACTTTGCTGAACGCAACAACAAG CTACTGGCACCCTGGGGAACCAAACTCCTATGAAAACAATAATGGAGTTGTGGCTAATGAAGACTGTGGTGAGACAATGTTCAACGATTTCAAAGACAACTGGAACGATGAACAATGTAGCGAGCTGAACATCTGGATCTGTGAAAAGAGTGTGGCTTGA
- the LOC128434787 gene encoding CD209 antigen isoform X2 → MSDSSDAPDYDAVIRNLTEERDQLKRKLNTFDHHTQEGWVYFRSSFYFISSDKKSWGDSRDDCLQKGADLVIINSKEENEFTRQFTRSFWIGLTDNETEGTWKWVDGTLLNATTSYWHPGEPNSYENNNGVVANEDCGETMFNDFKDNWNDEQCSELNIWICEKSVA, encoded by the exons ATGTCAG ACAGTTCTGATGCACCTGATTATGATGCTGTGATCAGGAACCTGACAGAAGAGAGGGACCAGTTGAAGAGGAAGTTGAATACATTTG ATCATCACACCCAAGAAGGATGGGTATACTTCCGCTCTAGTTTCTATTTCATCTCTTCTGACAAGAAATCCTGGGGAGACAGTAGAGACGACTGTCTGCAGAAAGGAGCCGACCTGGTGATTATCAACAGCAAAGAGGAAAAT GAGTTCACGAGACAGTTCACAAGGTCCTTCTGGATCGGACTGACTGACAACGAGACAGAAGGGACATGGAAATGGGTGGATGGGACTTTGCTGAACGCAACAACAAG CTACTGGCACCCTGGGGAACCAAACTCCTATGAAAACAATAATGGAGTTGTGGCTAATGAAGACTGTGGTGAGACAATGTTCAACGATTTCAAAGACAACTGGAACGATGAACAATGTAGCGAGCTGAACATCTGGATCTGTGAAAAGAGTGTGGCTTGA